The genomic window ACTGCAGGTCGCTCTGACCCTGCGTGGCTGAGTAGGACTCCTTCTCGAAGCGGTCCATGAGGAACTCAAACAGGTGGTTGGACACCTGGCTGATGCCCTCGCTCTTCCTCTTCTCGTTGATGAGTTCCAGCCAGGCGTAGTCCTCTTCGTCCATGTCGTACTCCACCTCCTCGTCCAGCTCCTCCGCCGTCCTCTCTGTGTATTTGTAATAAGTCACCGGCCTCCGCGGCACCACCGGCAAATTATATTCAACTGTTCTGACCTTGGCTTCCAGCAGGCCGGCGGAGCCGCCGTGGCTGCCGCCGCCGTGCGATGATGTCAGCGCCgcgttcttcttctgctggctGTTTTTAAGACGCACGGAGCGCACCAGGACCTGCTGGGGCTTCTCGCTGTTCTCCTTGTTGCTGTTGCACTCCATGATCTCCTGAGCCGTGGGGTCATCGTCCGTGATGACGTCCAGCTTGTCGTAGATGCTGAGCCGGTGCACGCGGCCGTCCACCTCCAGCTCCACTATCCGCTGAGCCTGCGCGTACGTCAGCGTCTCGCGGTTGGGCGACGGCTTGATGGGCGAGGACGCTCTCTTCAGCACCACCGGGCGCTGATGTCGACCTTTTTTCCTCATGCCGAAGCCGTAAAGACCCTGCGGAGCAAACACAGGAAACGACAGTGTTACTGACTCACTGGTGTGTCTTTAACTGGCAGAACAAGGCGTGCTGGATCAAACCTGCAGCAATGATTAACAGCCTGGTCAGTGCTGCCTTGCAGGACCAAGACTGGgccatgtgtttaaaaaagacgTCACCACctcaaacaaatacattataataataaaacagttataATCTCTTGTCCTACAAAACTGacacaaactgacatttttatgtAAGAAGATGTAGAGAGAGCTTCACTACTCAAAAGTCTCATCCAGATACATTCAGACAGTTCAGTGTTCCTCTCCAAACCATCACTGAGCTTCATCCTTATTatatgatttcatttcatttcaatttttttcgTATTGACTTTATTTAAGATGATGTGTGTAATAAagcttcctgtctgcctctaAAACACTGTCTTTAAAGGACAGTTCACAGTGATTCTGGTGTgtgttaaaccagcagtcaggtgtccatatgaacctCTCTGTAATcaatcctcctgttcatactgactattaacaGATCTGCTTCTAATGTGcttccagtgttcagtgatggaggactgcatcacagtgatggaggactgcatcacagtgtttccacacagtcatttaaagtatctgatcagcttctattgagcttcatcagtgtgagttagtcatatcaagtgatatctgacacatttacagtctttttagcatcagattccttcttagtgtttccctgttgagctgtggtggaagtatagtaacaaaaatacttttctactaaaaacactgaagatgaagatttgactgaagcttcagatcaacttttaaatccatgtttccacagaaggaggactgtgggtttagtcctccatcacttccattgtaaacatgatgaagggatcttctaatggtcagtatgaacaggaggaatcattacagtaaacatgatgaagggatcttctaatggtcagtatgaacaggaggaatcattacagtaaacatgatgaagggatcttctaatggtcagtatgaacaggaggaatcattacagtaaacatgatgaagggatcttctaatggtcagtatgaacaggaggaatcattacagtaaacatgatgaagggatcttctaatggtcagtatgaacaggaggaatcattacagtaaacatgatgaagggatcttctaatggtcagtatgaacaggaggaatcattacagtaaacatgatgaagggatcttctaatggtcagtatgaacaggaggaatcattacagtaaacatgatgaagttCTCTGACCAATTTGTCTATTTAATTTAtccctttttaattatttattttattatgacaagttatttatttactttttctgtattctattagtattttcattattatttgtatcaCTGCCATATGTTTTAAGTGTTCTATGTTGttgtatgaatgtaaaaaccaataaagatatgtttaaaaaaaaacaaaaaaacatgatgaagggatcttctaatggtcagtatgaacaggaggaatcattacagtaaacatgatgaagggatcttctaatggtcagtatgaacaggaggaatcattacagtaaacatgatgaagggatcttctaatggtcagtatgaacaggaggaatcattacagtaaacattatgaagggatctactaatggtcagtatgaacaggaggaatcattacagtaaacattatgaagggatctactaatggtcagtatgaacaggaggaatgcaGATAAACACGCTATGTTAATCTGTACTGCCTGCAGGTTTAAACCATTAAACAgtgaactggtcctttaactgCTCAGCTTATTGAAGCCTCACTTAGTTTGTatagttttaaatataattactACAATATATATTAGTCCTGAGTGAGAGCAGGCTAACACCGGCTGACCGGGAGGAACCGGCACtggatgaatgaaagaaagcagCAGACCTCCACACCGACCCTCCGCTGGCCGTGTAGCCGGCGAGGAGGCGCTGTGGAGCCGCAGAGAGCAGCTCGGCAGCCCCGGCCTCTCTCTGGAGCTCTGCTAGCTGCTAGCCGCGGCTAACTCACTGCTAGCTCCGCTTCAACCGACACACAGCTGCTTCACCCGGTCCGGTTACCGGTAACGGTACCGAGCCGTGACACAAAATAACACGCAGTGACACCCAgcaacacacagtaacacacaataacaaacagcaacacacagCACTCCTCCTCCCGGGAAACACAGACCGACCACTGACCGGCTAACAGCCTGCTAGCAGCCgaggagccaagatggcgaccaaCACAACAAGAAGCTAGAAGACCCAGCGGAGAAGCAACCGAAGCTCCGAGGCCCGGACCGGGGAAGCACCGGCGGGGACAGCGGCAGGACGGCGGGCTGTAGAGGAGGAGTGGGCCGAGCGGCGGGCCGAACAGCGTGCAGGGTTACCGGGTCTCACAGGGACTCACCGGGGAGCAGACGGTAGATGGTAGAGGAGCGATGGCGGCCTGCAGAGCGGAGCGGCCGTTACATCCAGCTCTGGGCTCAGCTGCTCGGGACCGGGATCCAGGGCTCCGGGGCCGGGCTCAGGAGGTCCGCTGCGGTGGGGGTGACCGGGGGTCGACCGGGACGATCGATCAGGACCGATCAGGAGGATCGATCGGGTGATCAGGTGATCGGGAATCTCCGGAGCGTCTTCAACAACAATGCGGCTGTGGAGCCGTGCGCTCTGACGTCAGCACGCACGGCCCAAAACCAGGAAGTCGCTTcggctgtttttttgttttttttaaacttttatttagaTTGTTGATCAATAACATTATAACAAcataataacatgaaaaataacaataaacaaacaaaataaacaagcaaaacaaacaatagaagcaaaacaaaagaaagctaaaaataacaaaaataacaaaaataacaaaaaaagcaaaaacaaaacaaagtcaaaatatgttgtttgaacatttaataataacaatataacacaatcacaaacagtgacattaaaaccacagatgaaaacacacaagagGTTTAGTTATTCagataaaaagttgaaatattattatattatagtttcatatattaataatttttaaGGGCCGAGCACAAATTCATTTTTTCGTTCTTCTGTCAAAACAAACTTATCTTTCACAGACTAAACGTTCCCCAGAACTCATAAAATgatgtgcacacacacctcagacCCAACGACACATTTCATAATTTATGGGTGATGCAGAACAGctcaacagcgccccctagaaaatgaagaaaatggaGCCCCTCGccccagattgacgtagactaACGAAATTcagcacacatatgtatcatgcaaagacgcacaaaaaagtctcttggacccatacacttactctaacaggaagttggccattttgatttgaattttcaattttgccgccattttttgcgatttccacgcatcgtactttaacgaactcctccgaGAGATTTAATGCGACCGACTccaaattcactcagaatcatcttAAACCATAGGAGATGAACAGTTATAAAAATCTTTTTCCTTCCGTTATTCCTGGTTGCCGTGGAGATGCAGGAATTTTTTATGTTTcgccataaaacaggaagtgctggCCAAATGGCGCCACTGCATCCCTTTGAATATTAATTAAAtcgagcccctccctccagattgacgtagaggaatgaaattcggtacacatatgtaacatgtaaagacgcacagaaaagtctcttggacccatactctaactccaacaggaagttggtCAGTTTGATTCAAattttagattttggtgctgtTTGTTGCCATTTCAACGACACATACTTTAATAAAGTCCTCCAACAGATTTAATCCGACTGACTTCATATCCACTCTTTGTCATCTTACCAGCGACCCTACCGGCGGCCGTTGCCCCCGACAACACCGCTCCCAGGGTCACCTGACCCTCGACTCACGGTCACAGTCACGAACAGGTTTACTTAAACAGAGGTTTACTTTAGGTTTTATTCAGATAAAAAGTTGAAATCTTtgcattaattaataattttggttaatgttttatttcaggtTGTTGGAAACATTCGGATTGTTGAATATgagaaataaatgttctttGAGAGTGATGTATTCTTGTTATAAGATCCACTGAAAgtcttcaacaaaaaaacattttatttatttaataataataataaacatattaaattaattgtatTAATTCAGAATCCAGACATTTAAATTTCATTAATAGCTCAGTAacaataagtgttggtaagatgtatgaaatgtacatttagtatttttgttggttttatatcatttgaaatgacatttgcaccattttataccaaaagtaagactgaatgctcctgaaaatgtcaaatggtgtaaccacaaaagaatgataaatattacatattgtatcacctacagtgtatttaagtggacttatactaataatgacttcatttaaaacatgtaaatgtttcctggtctccatggtaacccagagtaaatgtaatatgtagaacaattgtattccattacctttatttaatataaagttataatgtaagatcatgccaaactagttgatatggtgttttattgacaatttactgtttttaagcaagttgaattatttggtacaaagtttttatggttacaccacttagacatttttgccataatcctctaatatattctctctaaatgggttaaaagcagaaatttgatgctgggtccacaaaaaaagaatgtgtgaagttattcatacgtttattttatcattttaaccctttaaatttaaactaaacctcatggacacaaaaaaaaacatcatgatgagggtttttatttttatttgcttaCAATGTGATACTgattacagacagaaaataaaataacccccccccccccccccccccccccccccccccccacatgaACTCAGACAGAGCTGGCGGACTGTCCCTTTAATTCTCCCTGTGTGGAGCAGCTGGACTCGGCCGGCTCCTCTCCGCTgtggggggggcgggggggcgCAGCGTCCTCTCTGGACAGCAGGTTGTTCCTGCGGAGGTGGCAGGCCTGCTGGTAGGGGGGGCGGATGGGAGGCTGGGTGGGGGGGGTGTACTGGTACTGCTGACCGCCGTCCAGCTGCAGGAACAAAACATCTGgactgttttatttctattatattcgatttgtttcattttttaaatcatttttttatttttacattttattatcatcattctaTAAGTTTTATAAATCATCAGTCTTCATTCTAAAAACTGTTTGCTTTCACATGTTCCCATCCTAGAAAAGAAAATCTCACCTGTAGAGGGCTAGTCTCATCTGTAGGGGGCTAGTTTCACCTGTAACGGGCTAGCGGGCTAGTTTCACCTGTAACGGGCTAGCGGGCTAGTTTCACCTGTAGCGGGCTAGTCTCACCTGTAGGGGGCTAGTCTCATCTGTAGGGGGCTAGTTTCACCTGTAACGGGCTAGCGGGCTAGTTTCACCTGTAGCGGGCTAGTTTCACCTGTAGAGGGCTAGTTTCACCTGTAGAGGGTTAGTCTCAACTGTAGGGGGCTAGTCTCACCTGTAGGGGGCTAGTCTCACCTGTAGGGGGCTAGTTTCACCTGTAACGGGCTAGCGGGCTAGTTTCACCTGTAACGGGCTAGCGGGCTAGTTTCACCTGTAGCGGGCTAGTCTCACCTGTAGGGGGCTAGTCTCATCTGTAGGGGGCTAGTTTCACCTGTAACGGGCTAGCGGGCTAGTTTCACCTGTAGCGGGCTAGTCTCACCTGTAGAGGGCTAGTTTCACCTGTAGAGGGTTAGTCTCACCTGTAGGGGGCTAGTCTCACCTGTAGGGGGCTAGTTTCACCTGTAACGGGCTAGCGGGCTAGTTTCACCTGTAACGGGCTAGCGGGCTAGTTTCACCTGTAGCGGGTTAGTCTCACCTGTAGGGGGCTAGTCTCACCTGTAGGGGGCTAGTCTCACCTGTAGCGGGCTAGTCTCACCTGTAGGGGGCTAGTCTCACCTGTAGGGGGCTAGTTTCACCTGTAACGGGCTAGCAGGCTAGTTTCACCTGTAGCGGGCTAGTTTCACCTGTAACGGGCTAGCGGGCTAGTTTCACCTGTAGCGGGCTAGTTTCACCTGTAGGGGGCTAGTTTCACCTGTAACGGGCTAGTCTCACCTGTAGCGGGCTAGTCTCACCTGTAGGGGGCTAGTTTCACCTGTAACGGGCTAGCGGGCTAGTTTCACCTGTAGCGGGCTAGTTTCACCTGTAACGGGCTAGTTTCACCTGTAGCGGGCTAGTTTCACCTGTAGGGGGCTAGTTTCACCTGTAACGGGCTAGTCTCACCTGTAGCGGGCTAGTCTCACCTGTAACGGGCTAGTCTCACCTGTAGGGGGCTAGTTTCACCTGTAACGGGCTAGCGGGCTAGTTTCACCTGTAGCGGGCTAGTTTCACCTGTAGCGGGCTAGTTTCACCTGTAGGGGGCTAGTTTCACCTGTAGCGGGCTAGTCTCACCTGTAGCGGGTAGGTCCGGTCTGAGTCGAAGGCGCTGAGGTCGCCACACGCCAGGAAAGGAACGATGACGCGGTTCAGACCCTCTAACTGGTTAAAGTCCACATCTGAGGATCAGAGAACACATCCGGACTGGATCATCACACTAAAACCAGTTTGTTCCCTCTGAGAGGAAAatagatttatatttatagtatataatatatatttaagtactgtagtacagttagaggtactagtactttactgtagtacagtttgaggtacttatataataatataataataaatcagtccgagggaccaaaccactccTTTTACAGTagcaggacttttactttgtAATGAAGTACTTCTACAtcgctgtattggtactttcaCTCCAACCTGTAATGACCACACGTGGCCACTGGGTGTCAGTGTTGAGGTTCACCTGGAGGAACATGATGATGTTTGCAGAGTAAGAAGAGAGGAGCGTTACCGTAGCAATGGTCCAGCAGAGGGTTGGACATGTTGGGGACGTAACCATCGGGAGGACGGTAGTTCTGACACACCACGAACGcctctgcacacaaacacagcagcgcTTTACCTTCCGCTCATCGCAGGTTTACTGCAGAGAGGTGAAACATGACGACTGCTGGAGCCCACTCACCGATGCTGGAGTTCCTGCTGCTGCGAGGCTTGGCGCAGGTCACACCACCGAAGAAGATCTTGAGCTGAGAGTAGAGCAGAGTGACGTCTTTCCCTCTGAAGATCTGCAGCAGGCGGGACAACGAGGGGTTAACTCAGCCACAGGATGTCACCTCAGGATATCTTCACTTACATTTTATAGCATTTTATCTcagctcacttcctgtctgacagCGCCAACAAAACtaccaaaataaaagcacaaggATCCTTTAAAACAGGGGACAGGGGCCACAAACAGCCCAATAAGATCTCTGagggccggaccagtaaaaagatggaaggaaggaaggaaggaagagaaggaaggaaggtaggaaggaagtaaggaagaaagagaaggaaggaaggtaggaaagaaggaagagaaggaaggaaggaagacaaggaagagaaggaaggaaggaaggaaggaagacaaggaaggaaggaagagaaggaaggaaggaaggaaggaaggaaggaaggaagagaaggaatcAGATGAATTAAAGCTGGACTCACTTTGGCCACAAACGTCCCTCCAGGTTTCAGCAGGTGCGTCGTGATGTTCAGCGCCTGAGACACAAAACACCCGTCAGAGTGACACACACCGCcgtgatgtcacacacacacacacacaaacacctgagTACTCACAGCCAATAGGAGCTGAGCCTGGATGTACTCATCCACGTCATGGAGCCCGGTTACTATGGAGACAGAACAGGAAGCGGAGGATAAACATCTGCAGGACGATTgtttttcctaggatggcgaagcctgatttttactttcattaataagttgattggttggtttatgtaaataaccagaaaataatgataatgatgataaataaagtGAATTTAACGTCTTAAATCCTTCAGTTccagacattttaaagacatttttagactttttaaggatctgCAGGGACCCTGAGTTCTGCCAAATCAGAGACAGAGTAGTGCAGCTCatgacttcgccatcctaggagAAAAAATCTGGAATAAAAGAGACATGGGatcaggtgaggacagacaggaagtggccGTCTCACCGTCTGGAGCGCCGTCACACACCACCAGGTCGGCCGGCTCACCCTCAAAGTGTCGGATGATCTCCTGAGCCGTCGACacctgagaggaggaagagcacaAAGACAGACTCCCAAAATGcaccaaaatgaaaacatattaaatgttctacttttgtatagatgctacaaatatttgtccattgaggctgttctgggtcagattatctctgtggtaactatgagatggagagactaaatagactcaaaactaccaaaaagagacgtTTCCATCATTACTGCTATGTTGTACCCGTGGGGACAGAGCCTTCTCAGTGGCGGCCCCAAAGCTGTGGAACAGCCTACCTATCCAGGTCAGAGCTGCACAGTCTgttgagcactttaaaacactgctgaaaacccatcttttctccttggcgTTCAGCCACAGCTAGGCGAGAATTCttggctcttattttattttattgtatttttatctttacttttactcttttttaaattgagctcttattattcctttactgttttatttattattatatttgtgtctgattatattgtattttaataactgtacagcactttggttcaactgaggttgtttttagatgtgctttataaataaagtttgacttgacttgacttatattttcatgtctgaggtaaaataggacatgatattgtgtgataggagatgtttagtggtcactctctctgctctctgacacatgaatcaaggtttaatcacattaattgatcagtcagatccactattgatgctttctaaacacatctgtgcttcaatgTTTGCtagagacactttttatgaggagaacaaactgtgaggagagaatatgaacagtatgtgaaagATTTGTCTCTGTGACAGAAAACTGAATCTTTGACACATTTGACGACGTCAGGTTGGACTTTGAGAAACACTGAtcctcatttttcctcattttctgaACCAAAACACAAAATCCTCCTGAGTAACGTCCTGAGCACAGTGGAAACATCATGTGCTCACCTTGGTGATGTCTCCCTGGATCTGAGTGACTCCCGGCAGAGGAGCCATGGCCTGCAGGTCCACCGCCACGATCTTCACCTCCTCGCCTCCCTCGCCTCCCTCGCTCCTCTCCTCCCGACCTctgagaggagacagacagcGAAGACCAAACATACGCTCACAtgatttaaaggagcagtgtgtgtgatttagtgacatctagtggtgaagctGCAGACTGCGACAAACTGAGTACCTAACCCCTCTACGACAGCGTGTTAGGGCcgtgtatgtaaaaaaaaaaaaaaaatactgacctggaggaggggagtgggggggggctaata from Scomber scombrus chromosome 6, fScoSco1.1, whole genome shotgun sequence includes these protein-coding regions:
- the LOC133981814 gene encoding tRNA (cytidine(32)/guanosine(34)-2'-O)-methyltransferase-like, producing MFGLRCLSPLRGREERSEGGEGGEEVKIVAVDLQAMAPLPGVTQIQGDITKVSTAQEIIRHFEGEPADLVVCDGAPDVTGLHDVDEYIQAQLLLAALNITTHLLKPGGTFVAKIFRGKDVTLLYSQLKIFFGGVTCAKPRSSRNSSIEAFVVCQNYRPPDGYVPNMSNPLLDHCYDVDFNQLEGLNRVIVPFLACGDLSAFDSDRTYPLQLDGGQQYQYTPPTQPPIRPPYQQACHLRRNNLLSREDAAPPRPPHSGEEPAESSCSTQGELKGQSASSV